One genomic window of Gracilinema caldarium DSM 7334 includes the following:
- a CDS encoding AEC family transporter, giving the protein MNVITQVLVLFFLIAIGYSARKLRVLDDGAISHFSSFVLNISLPALIVVSLQRPFSRALLGESGLTLGLSFVIYGFSFIIAALYPFLVPLTKKERGVHRYALIFSNVGFMGYPVVEAVLGQQALFYLAIYNIPFNFLAFSIGAWLIAREGKRPLFLSWKTFINPSVIATMVGFLFFLGSVKLPASLYQVLKMTGDSTSPLSMIVIGSILGKMPFRSVLGTWQRYATTLVRLLVLPAIVGLLLYGAGFRGLFFILPVVVTAMPVAANTSILAEVYGADAESASSLVFISTLFCIVTIPLVALVLGI; this is encoded by the coding sequence ATGAATGTGATTACCCAGGTATTAGTTCTCTTTTTTCTCATTGCAATCGGGTATAGTGCCAGGAAATTGCGGGTTCTTGATGATGGAGCTATCAGTCATTTTTCATCCTTTGTTCTGAATATATCTCTGCCTGCTCTTATAGTGGTTTCGCTCCAGCGCCCCTTTAGCAGAGCCCTTCTTGGTGAATCGGGACTGACGTTGGGGCTCTCTTTTGTCATATATGGTTTTTCATTTATAATAGCCGCTTTATATCCCTTTCTTGTACCCCTTACAAAAAAAGAACGGGGAGTACATCGCTATGCGCTTATTTTTTCCAATGTGGGCTTTATGGGGTACCCCGTTGTTGAAGCGGTTCTAGGACAGCAGGCGCTTTTTTATCTTGCCATCTATAATATTCCCTTTAATTTTCTTGCTTTTTCTATCGGTGCCTGGCTTATTGCCCGGGAGGGAAAACGGCCTTTATTTTTAAGCTGGAAAACCTTTATTAATCCCAGCGTTATTGCAACTATGGTGGGCTTTTTATTTTTTTTAGGTTCGGTAAAACTTCCAGCATCCCTCTATCAGGTATTAAAAATGACCGGAGATAGTACGTCTCCCCTTTCTATGATTGTTATTGGGTCAATCCTCGGTAAAATGCCATTCCGTTCTGTACTTGGTACCTGGCAGCGCTATGCCACCACCCTGGTTCGCCTTCTTGTGTTGCCAGCGATTGTAGGGCTGTTATTATATGGTGCTGGTTTCAGAGGCTTATTCTTCATATTACCTGTTGTCGTTACAGCGATGCCCGTTGCAGCGAACACGAGTATCCTTGCTGAGGTTTATGGTGCTGATGCAGAAAGTGCTAGTTCTTTGGTGTTTATTTCTACCCTCTTCTGTATTGTCACCATACCATTAGTAGCGCTGGTTCTGGGAATATAA
- a CDS encoding aldehyde dehydrogenase family protein, whose protein sequence is MIKKEIYDNMDQGKDMSSAVNLVEEKIKIARSAQSAWSRFIWEERVRVIKCLVPYLAEHGEEIAAIISRETGKTMIDALATEIIPAALGVRYYCRLGRWFMKGQPIKGGSILLANKRSTLVYQPYGVVGIISPWNYPFSIPFSEVVMALLAGNGVILKVASNTLQVGRVLAAAFDAVNLPEGLFQYIEIPGKEAGPAMIAGGVDKLFFTGSTAVGRELMALAAPRLLPLVLELGGADAAIIRVDADLERTAAGLVWAGLSNAGQSCGGAQRLFVHQSVYEAFLEILGRRVRALRVGIPLVDGKVQWDCDIGCMTSRQQKEEVRRQVQVCLDRGACIYARSQAGNMDGSDLDFPAIILTDVTRDMPVMREEIFGPVMAVIPVANDEEAISLANDCIYGLTGSVWTRDTKRGYEIARRIRAGAVMINDHLMSHGLAETPWGGFGASGLGRTHGEAGFREMLQSQVIIRDILPGAKKNLWWHPYSRKVFDGLLAILYMVGLRHMVKKSKALVRLASFFFRYWDRS, encoded by the coding sequence GTGATTAAGAAAGAAATTTATGACAATATGGACCAGGGTAAGGATATGAGTAGTGCTGTAAATCTTGTAGAAGAAAAAATAAAAATAGCCCGCTCTGCTCAGTCAGCCTGGTCCAGGTTTATCTGGGAAGAACGGGTTCGGGTTATAAAATGTCTTGTACCTTATCTTGCCGAACATGGGGAAGAAATCGCTGCTATTATAAGCAGAGAAACTGGTAAGACCATGATCGATGCTCTGGCTACAGAAATTATTCCGGCAGCACTAGGTGTTCGGTATTATTGCCGTTTGGGGCGATGGTTTATGAAGGGCCAGCCAATTAAGGGTGGTAGTATTCTTCTGGCTAATAAACGCAGTACCCTGGTGTACCAACCCTATGGAGTTGTGGGTATTATTTCTCCCTGGAATTACCCCTTTTCCATACCCTTTTCCGAAGTAGTTATGGCCCTCCTGGCAGGTAATGGGGTTATCCTAAAGGTAGCTAGTAATACCCTTCAGGTTGGTCGTGTTCTGGCTGCGGCCTTCGATGCGGTTAACCTACCGGAAGGGCTCTTCCAATATATTGAGATCCCTGGTAAAGAAGCAGGACCCGCAATGATTGCCGGTGGTGTGGATAAACTTTTTTTCACTGGATCTACAGCCGTTGGTCGGGAACTAATGGCCCTGGCCGCCCCGCGGCTCCTGCCATTAGTGCTGGAGCTTGGCGGGGCAGATGCGGCTATCATACGGGTCGATGCTGATCTGGAGCGGACTGCCGCGGGGCTGGTGTGGGCAGGATTGTCAAATGCCGGACAATCCTGTGGCGGAGCCCAGCGCCTGTTCGTTCATCAATCTGTATATGAAGCGTTTTTGGAAATCCTTGGCCGCCGGGTAAGGGCCCTCAGGGTAGGAATTCCTCTAGTTGACGGGAAAGTCCAGTGGGATTGTGATATAGGTTGTATGACCAGCCGCCAACAAAAAGAGGAAGTGCGTCGGCAGGTTCAGGTGTGTCTGGATAGGGGTGCCTGTATCTATGCTCGCAGTCAGGCTGGTAATATGGATGGGTCTGACCTCGATTTCCCTGCAATTATTTTAACCGATGTTACTCGGGATATGCCTGTAATGCGGGAAGAAATCTTTGGTCCTGTTATGGCGGTTATTCCAGTAGCTAATGATGAAGAAGCTATATCCCTGGCAAATGACTGTATCTACGGACTTACGGGCTCAGTCTGGACTAGGGATACAAAGCGGGGATATGAAATTGCCCGGAGAATCCGTGCTGGGGCAGTCATGATAAACGATCACCTCATGTCCCACGGTTTAGCGGAGACTCCCTGGGGCGGTTTCGGTGCCTCAGGTCTTGGTAGAACCCATGGCGAAGCAGGGTTCCGGGAGATGTTGCAAAGTCAGGTGATTATCAGGGATATACTACCGGGGGCTAAAAAGAATCTTTGGTGGCATCCCTATTCACGTAAGGTCTTTGATGGACTGCTTGCAATTTTATATATGGTGGGGCTGAGACACATGGTTAAAAAAAGCAAAGCCCTGGTACGTCTTGCGAGCTTTTTCTTCCGGTATTGGGATAGAAGTTGA
- a CDS encoding ATP-binding protein, whose translation MKLKLVPRIFLFQALLFSSIYLYALPSIPNTSAFFIDLNTLPIYVHLGFNQRLISSVPDTNDTAWQVFPPTPEGPRIVRYLEIDGIPKKKFLSITTYKPIETTFVIPFMVNTKTLTGIVPGLHLASIGDNWEIYLNGTLIKSELHLNSTGSITSHRSYRDVYLPINPDLFVDGQNIIAFRIIGEPTNTPVGFFFSQPYVITDYTSIEASNNDVWKFALCAIYIFIGLYHIVLYLFRLQDRYNLFYGFFSIDLGLYFFARIHTVYQFIPDSVLLMKLEFITLYMVMPSVSAFIETLSINKTRWGTRIMAMYCGILSLGTIFSSLAFAHDLLKIWQYSALFIVFYIFGYAVLWDFFSTAFRRWKRTAQVNNHSGFGGQIWHDLIKTPLGNVAIGASILFATALFDILDSIFFLTDAVLSRYGLFIFTIGSALILANRYGFLFKQLNYANVNLEERINDLSVAKATAERNERKYRSLFNGTKDPIALLDKDFRFKECNGAGIDYFNLEGVDLSYTSEKTPKLTDLLYEDQREHISLAERFESIRERLLTSKQIVEVQAQMRSPLGEFKSCSLRMESIKTSDELEILVRVIPDIQNELVHAFIEGRERFEIENTLTAADEISRHICINLGKYMPQEDANFAMVCVREIIINAIEHGNLEITFDEKSKAQRERRYFEFLQERKDVPQYKDRRVQVEYSITPQRALFRVTDEGKGFDHRTFLKRVANPSPEILEHGRGLFMTLAAFDRVVYNDKGNQVTLEKRFTVKT comes from the coding sequence ATGAAACTTAAATTAGTACCCAGAATTTTTCTTTTCCAAGCACTTTTATTCTCTTCAATTTATTTATACGCATTGCCAAGTATCCCTAATACATCAGCTTTTTTTATTGATTTAAACACCCTTCCAATATATGTACATTTAGGTTTTAATCAACGGCTTATTTCATCAGTTCCGGATACCAACGATACTGCCTGGCAGGTTTTTCCGCCTACACCAGAGGGACCTCGAATTGTTCGTTATCTGGAAATTGATGGAATACCGAAAAAAAAATTCTTGAGTATTACAACCTATAAACCTATTGAAACAACCTTTGTTATTCCTTTTATGGTCAATACAAAAACACTTACCGGGATAGTCCCTGGGTTACATCTTGCTTCCATTGGTGATAATTGGGAAATTTACCTGAATGGCACCCTTATTAAATCTGAGCTGCACTTGAATTCTACCGGCTCTATAACATCCCATAGAAGTTATCGTGATGTATACCTACCCATCAATCCTGATCTCTTTGTAGATGGGCAAAACATTATAGCCTTCAGAATTATTGGAGAGCCCACTAATACACCGGTTGGCTTTTTCTTTTCTCAACCCTATGTCATTACCGACTACACATCAATTGAGGCATCTAACAACGATGTCTGGAAATTTGCCCTTTGTGCAATCTATATATTTATTGGTCTTTACCATATAGTTCTCTATTTATTCAGACTACAGGATCGATATAACCTATTTTATGGGTTCTTCTCTATAGATCTAGGACTCTATTTCTTTGCAAGAATTCATACGGTTTATCAGTTTATCCCTGATTCAGTATTATTAATGAAACTTGAGTTCATTACACTCTACATGGTCATGCCATCGGTCAGTGCATTCATTGAAACCTTGAGTATCAATAAGACTCGATGGGGAACCAGAATAATGGCAATGTATTGCGGGATATTATCTTTGGGAACTATTTTTTCATCCCTTGCGTTTGCCCACGATCTTTTAAAAATTTGGCAATACAGTGCCCTCTTTATAGTGTTCTATATTTTTGGATACGCAGTTTTGTGGGACTTCTTCTCCACCGCCTTTCGACGATGGAAACGAACCGCTCAGGTCAACAATCATTCAGGTTTTGGAGGTCAAATATGGCATGATCTCATTAAAACGCCCCTTGGAAATGTGGCTATTGGAGCTTCCATTCTGTTTGCAACTGCACTCTTTGATATTTTAGATTCCATCTTTTTCCTTACCGATGCGGTGCTTTCCCGCTATGGACTATTCATCTTTACCATCGGCAGTGCGTTAATTCTGGCCAATCGATATGGGTTCTTATTTAAACAGCTTAATTATGCCAATGTAAATTTGGAAGAACGTATCAATGATCTCAGTGTAGCAAAAGCTACTGCCGAACGAAATGAACGAAAATATCGTAGCCTTTTTAATGGAACAAAAGATCCTATTGCATTGTTGGATAAGGATTTCCGATTTAAGGAATGCAATGGAGCGGGTATTGATTATTTCAATCTTGAAGGAGTAGATCTTTCCTATACCAGCGAGAAAACCCCCAAACTTACAGACCTGCTTTATGAAGATCAGCGGGAACATATTTCTTTAGCAGAACGGTTTGAAAGTATTCGTGAACGACTGCTTACTTCAAAACAGATTGTTGAAGTTCAAGCACAGATGCGTTCTCCCCTCGGAGAATTTAAATCCTGTTCACTGCGCATGGAAAGCATAAAAACTTCTGATGAACTTGAAATATTAGTTCGAGTGATACCAGATATTCAGAATGAATTAGTACATGCTTTTATTGAAGGGCGGGAACGTTTTGAAATAGAAAACACCCTCACCGCAGCAGATGAAATTAGCCGCCATATCTGTATCAATCTCGGGAAATACATGCCCCAGGAAGATGCTAATTTTGCAATGGTATGTGTTCGAGAAATCATTATTAATGCTATTGAACACGGAAATCTTGAAATTACTTTTGATGAAAAGTCAAAGGCACAACGAGAGCGAAGGTATTTTGAGTTTTTACAAGAACGGAAAGACGTTCCTCAATACAAAGACCGGCGGGTCCAAGTAGAATATTCTATAACACCGCAGAGGGCTCTCTTTAGGGTAACAGATGAAGGCAAAGGGTTTGATCATCGTACCTTTTTAAAAAGAGTAGCTAATCCCAGTCCAGAAATTTTGGAACATGGCCGGGGCCTCTTTATGACCCTGGCGGCTTTTGATAGGGTAGTCTATAACGATAAGGGTAATCAGGTAACTCTGGAAAAACGCTTTACAGTCAAGACGTAA
- a CDS encoding NCS2 family permease — MEQFFKLKAHGTTVRTEVMAGITTFMTMAYILAVNPGILKAAGMIPGGVFTATALASAIATICMALLANLPVALAPGMGLNAFFAFTVVLGMGYPWQLALTAVFLEGLLFIILSLFNVREAIVKSIPINVKKAVSVGIGLFIAFIGMQNAGIIVNNDATLVSLGSISKGPALVALIGLVLSGVLLAFRVKGALLIGILGTTIIGIPFGVTTVPQNWTPISMPAAPLFLQFQFDKIFTFDFFIVFFTFLFVDIFDTIGTLVGITTQARLINEKGEIPRVKQALLSDAIGTAVGAMLGTSTVTSYIESASGVAEGGRTGLASLVTGILFLLALFLSPLFLLVPGAATAPALILVGLFMMSPVKEIDLSDFTEAIPAFLTIIMMPLAYSIAEGLVFGILSYILLKALTGKIKDITIITWIVGILFVLKHIVG, encoded by the coding sequence GTGGAACAATTTTTTAAGCTTAAAGCTCACGGTACCACCGTCCGAACCGAAGTGATGGCTGGCATAACCACTTTTATGACCATGGCCTATATTTTGGCGGTCAATCCAGGCATTTTAAAGGCTGCTGGTATGATTCCGGGCGGAGTTTTTACCGCTACCGCTCTGGCTTCGGCCATCGCAACGATTTGTATGGCCCTTCTGGCCAATCTTCCGGTTGCCCTGGCTCCTGGTATGGGATTGAATGCCTTCTTTGCTTTTACCGTAGTCCTCGGCATGGGCTACCCCTGGCAGCTTGCACTGACTGCGGTTTTCCTGGAAGGTCTGCTTTTCATCATTCTTTCTCTGTTTAATGTTCGGGAAGCAATTGTTAAATCCATTCCTATTAATGTTAAAAAGGCTGTATCGGTCGGTATTGGTCTATTTATCGCGTTTATCGGTATGCAAAATGCCGGCATTATTGTAAACAATGATGCAACCCTGGTTTCCCTTGGTTCCATCAGCAAAGGTCCTGCCCTCGTTGCCCTTATCGGTCTTGTACTTAGTGGAGTACTGCTTGCTTTCCGGGTAAAGGGCGCCCTACTCATTGGTATTCTGGGAACCACCATAATCGGTATTCCCTTTGGGGTAACCACAGTACCACAGAATTGGACTCCCATCAGTATGCCTGCGGCTCCGCTCTTCCTACAGTTCCAGTTTGATAAAATTTTTACCTTCGATTTCTTTATCGTCTTCTTTACCTTCCTCTTTGTTGATATTTTTGACACCATTGGGACCCTGGTCGGTATTACTACCCAGGCCAGACTGATTAACGAAAAGGGAGAAATTCCCCGGGTTAAGCAGGCTCTCCTTTCTGATGCCATTGGGACTGCTGTGGGTGCTATGCTTGGTACCAGCACCGTAACCAGCTATATTGAAAGTGCTTCCGGTGTGGCCGAAGGGGGTCGGACCGGACTTGCTTCCCTGGTAACGGGTATTCTTTTCCTGCTGGCCCTTTTCCTTTCTCCCCTCTTCCTGCTCGTCCCTGGGGCTGCTACCGCACCGGCTCTTATTCTCGTCGGCCTTTTTATGATGAGTCCAGTTAAGGAAATTGATCTCTCCGACTTTACCGAAGCCATTCCGGCATTCCTCACCATCATCATGATGCCCCTCGCCTACAGCATTGCAGAGGGTCTTGTTTTTGGTATTCTTTCTTATATTTTGCTCAAGGCACTAACTGGAAAAATAAAGGATATTACTATAATAACGTGGATAGTGGGTATCCTTTTTGTGCTCAAGCATATTGTAGGATAA
- a CDS encoding amidohydrolase family protein yields MPALWSPEGLPLDVYLTVPSCVPATNFDISGASLFASDMHQFAREERVLGLGEVNNLPGLIAGEATLLDKLAIFREARKAIDGHASAVRGRDLSAYISAGIRFDHESTSAEEAAKKLFKGMYVMIREGSAARDLKALVPTVTPRNARRFLLCSDDRHPTDLVREGHIDRMLRLLVAAGVDPNDAIRLATLNVADRYGLQTFGALAPGYQADMVLLKDLMIVVGVDGTSIFTPPGT; encoded by the coding sequence ATGCCCGCATTGTGGTCCCCTGAGGGTCTTCCCCTGGATGTATACCTGACGGTCCCTTCCTGTGTACCAGCTACCAATTTTGACATTTCAGGTGCCAGTCTTTTCGCTTCGGACATGCATCAATTTGCCCGGGAAGAACGGGTGCTGGGCCTTGGGGAAGTGAACAATTTACCCGGCCTTATTGCCGGTGAAGCGACCTTGCTGGATAAACTCGCTATTTTCCGGGAAGCCCGTAAGGCTATCGATGGCCACGCCTCGGCCGTTCGGGGGCGGGACCTGTCGGCCTATATTTCCGCGGGGATCCGGTTCGATCATGAATCGACCAGTGCGGAGGAGGCTGCTAAAAAGCTTTTCAAGGGCATGTATGTGATGATCCGTGAAGGTTCCGCCGCCCGGGACCTAAAAGCCCTGGTTCCAACGGTAACCCCCAGGAATGCCCGCCGCTTCCTCCTCTGTTCCGACGACCGGCATCCGACCGACCTGGTCCGGGAGGGACACATCGATCGAATGCTCAGACTCCTCGTGGCCGCCGGCGTGGATCCCAACGATGCAATCCGATTGGCTACGCTGAATGTGGCGGATCGCTATGGACTCCAGACCTTTGGTGCCCTGGCTCCGGGATATCAGGCTGATATGGTCCTCCTGAAAGACCTTATGATTGTCGTAGGGGTTGATGGTACATCAATCTTTACGCCACCCGGTACTTGA